CTCTTTCCGGATCATGTCTTTCCATCCATTTTCACCGGAATATTCCTTGGCAGCTGGGCGGCCGGTTTTCTGCACCAGGGCATTGGATTTCGTGGCACGTTCGGGGATCAGGTCGCAAATAGCAACGATCTCCACCCCATCAATATGCGACATCCGCTGAACGGCGCCCGGACCGCGCATGCCCTGACCGATAAAGCCGATACGCACCCGGTCGATCTTTGGTGCGCCGTAGCCACTCATGTTAAAACGGGCACCCGTTTTTTCCCGTTCATAAGAGTGTTGCATATCGTCATCGTTAATGGCCAGGGCAGGCAGATTGACGGCAAGTGCGCCGGTTCCCACAGCAATGTGTTTAAGAAAGCTTCTTCGGTTACTCATAATGGAAGTATTTTGTTATTTAGAATGTTTATAAAAATAGCCATTATAATACTATAGCCCTTGTGCAAACGGTTGCTCTTCCGGTTTTAAGCCCGGAAAGAAGGAAGATGCCTTGTTTCCGGGTTCTATCGCGCACCTATAGGTTAAGGCTTCATCAGGCATTGAGATAGGCGCAGAGTGCTGGTAATAACATAAGCTTGCATGACCGGATGCACGAAATCATTGCTGCAGCTGGATCGTCTTCCACATAAAAAAAATCCCGGTAATTGCTTACCGGGATCACGTTCTGCTATTAAAATAGTTATTTCACTTCTTCAAAAGGAACATCTGTAACATCATCAGCACCACCTGCATTTCCACCGGCAGCCTGCTCGCCTCCGGGCTGTCCTGCCTGGGCTTGTGCCCCCTCAGCGCCCTGTCCGGATTTATAGATATCCTCGCTGGCTGCTGTCCAGGCGGCGTTCAGTTCTTCAGTAGCCTTATCAATAGCGGCAATATCCTGTTGTTTATGCGCTTCTTTTAATTTAGCTACCGCTCCTTCAATCACGGTTTTCTTATCTGCCGGAACCTTATCGCCATATTCTTTCAGCTGCTTTTCGGTCTGGAACACCAGGCTATCTGCAGCATTCAGCTTATCGATCTTTTCACGCTCTGCTTTATCGGTGGCTTCATTGGCTTTTGCCTCGGCCTTCATTTTCTCCACTTCTTCCTTGCTCAAACCACTTCCCGCTTCAATATGGATCTTCTGTTCCTTACCGGTTCCTTTATCTTTTGCCGTTACATGCATGATACCGTTGGCATCGATATCGAAGATCACTTCGATCTGCGGTACGCCCCTGGGGGCTGGCGGAATGCCATCGAGGTTAAAGATCCCCAGACTCTTGTTGTCTTTTGCCATGGAGCGTTCACCCTGCAATACATGAATCTGCACGCCGGGCTGGTTATCACTTGCAGTAGAAAACACTTCCGATTTCTTTGTAGGAATGGTAGTGTTGGAAGGGATCAGCGTGGTCATCACACCGCCCATGGTTTCGATACCCAGGGAAAGCGGGGTTACATCCAGCAGCAATACATCTTTTACTTCGCCGGTTAATACCGCGCCCTGAATAGCTGCACCAACGGCCACTACCTCATCCGGGTTTACACCACGGTTGGGCTTTTTGCCAAAGAATTTTTCTACAATTTCCTGTACTTTAGGAATCCGGGTGCTGCCGCCTACGAGAATCACCTCGTCGATCTCAGAAGCATTCATACCTGCATCTTTCAACGCCGCTTCACAGGGTTTTAAACAACGGGCGAACAGGTTATCTGCCAATTGCTCAAATTTGGCGCGGGTCAGTTTTTTTACCAGGTGTTTCGGCACTCCGTCAACGGCTGTAATGTAGGGCAGGTTGATTTCGGTTTCGCTGGAAGAAGACAATTCGATCTTGGCTTTTTCTGCCGCTTCTTTCAAACGCTGCAGTGCCATGGGATCCTTTCTTAAGTCAATACCTTCTTCAGATTTAAACTCTTCAGCCAGCCAGTCCATAATTACTTTATCGAAGTCGTCACCTCCCAGGTGTGTATCACCGTTGGTAGATTTTACTTCAAACACACCGTCACCCAACTCCAGGATCGAGATATCAAACGTACCGCCACCCAGGTCAAATACAGCAATTTTGTGATCTTTACCGCCTTTATCAAGCCCATAGGCCAATGCAGCAGCAGTTGGTTCGTTTACAATACGGCGTACAGTTAACCCTGCAATTTCACCGGCTTCTTTGGTAGCCTGGCGTTGCGCATCGTTAAAATATGCCGGAACAGTAATCACCGCTTCGGTTACTTCCTGCCCCAGGTAATCCTCGGCTGTTTTTTTCATTTTTTGTAATACCATGGCAGATATTTCCTGCGGGGTATACAAACGTCCATCAATATCGATACGAACGGTATTATTGTCACCCTGTGCAACCTTGTAGCTCCAGTGGCTGATCTCTTCAGAAACCTCATCAAAACGACGGCCCATAAAGCGCTTTACAGACATGATCGTATTTTGCGGATTGGTGATCGCCTGCCTTTTCGCAGGATCCCCTACTTTACGCTCGCCGTTTTTCAAAAAAGCAACAACGGATGGGGTTGTACGGCGCCCTTCATCGTTGGCAATCACCACCGGCTCGTTACCTTCCATTACCGCAACGCAGCTGTTGGTGGTTCCTAAGTCAATACCAATAATTTTACCCATAATATTTAAATTTCTCCTTTTATTAAAAATTACCACAATCTGTGGCAGAAATTAACTTTCAATGATTATGCCGCAGTATCGGAATATGAAAAAATGTCAGAAATCTTTGCAAATCCCCATCAAACAGACGCCGTGTCGGGAACCTGGCTTCTATCCTGTCATTTTAAACGCTCAACAGCAAGCAGTTATGATCAGGGTTGTATAAAACGGCGCTATCTGCAGGAACCAATGCTATTGTTTATTCCTGCCATTGATTTCCTATTTTAGCGCCAGATTTGAAAATATGAAGAACGGACTCCTTCTTTTATGCGCCCTCTGCCTGTTTATCGCAGGGTACCCGCAGGATATCGATTCCCCGGCCCCCTTGTTGTCGCCGCCCGAATACCCGGCTGCCGTCGTCCCCGAGTCGGAGCTCAACCTCCCGGTTCAAGTTGACCTGGCTCCGTTCTTTGCTCTGGCCAATAAAAAGGTAGACACGCTCTTTACTTCTCCCCGGTTTCCCAACGACTGGGTGCAGCAGGGTTGTGATACCCGGTATAAATACAGTTTCCGGCGCGGACCATTACAGTTCAGTTTAAAAAACACCACCCTCGACATCGCTTTTACCGGCTACTACAAAATTATCGGGTCTACGCGTGCCTGTGTCAACGGCAAGGCCGTTACGCCCTGGACACCGGCTTGCCAGTGCGGCGTTGATGAAGGCGAACGGAAAGTGAAAGTCGGCTTTACCATTGCCATCTCGATGTTGACCAACTATACGATAAAAATGCAGGTAACCCGGAAAGAGCCGGAGCCGGTAGATAAGTGCGCTGTTTGCTTTTGGGGGCAGGACATTACCCCGGTGATCATGGACGCGCTCAAAAAGGAACTGGATGGATCAAAAGCCGACCTGGAAAAGAGTTATGGCCGGGTCGATCTGAAGCCGCATTTTCAAACCCTGTGGAACCAGCTCAATGCGCCGTATAATATCAACAACATGGGCTGGTTGCAGATCAACCCTCAAAAGATCCGCATCAACAGCATTCAGGCAGCCGGCAGCCAGTTGCAGATCAATGTGGGATTGGCAGCCAAACCGGTGGTACGGTTTGAAAAGCCTGCTACCGCTATCGCGCCTGTACCGCATATCAGCAATTTCAGCCGCAACCGGGGATTCCAGGTTTATGCCGACCTGGTAATGAACTATGATTCGCTCAGTCGCATCCTCACCAGCCAGATTGCCGGAAAAGAATTCACTTTTAGCAAGGCCTTTATTAAAAAACGGTTTATTTTCCTGGAGTGCAAGCTTCTTGGCAGCAGGGATAACCGCCTGGTCATGCAGGTAAAGTTTACCGGCTCCAACGACGGCACCTTTTACGTAACCGGTAAACCCCTGTATTATGCCGATACAAAAACACTGCAGGTAGCCGATGTCGATTTTGATATCCAGTCGCGGAATGCGTTGTTAAAAACAGCAGACTGGCTGTTTTCCAAAAAGATCACCGGCGAAATTGAAAAAATGGCCCGATATGACCTGAACCAACTGCTTTCCACGGCCCGGACCAATATGAACCAGCAGTTGAACCGGCAGTTTATGAAAGGAATCTCCGGCAGCGGAAGCGTTAGAGACATCCGTGTGGCCGGCATTTTTCCGCAATCCGGCTGGCTGGCCGTGAGGGCTTACTGTGATGGGGATTTTTCGTTAAAGGTGGCCGCACTGAACCTTTGATCGCTCCGCTCCTACTATAGATCAGGGTTTTAAAGTTCAATGTTCCCCATTGGTTTTCGTTCCGGCTTGGTGAGATGTCAGATGCCAGACACCAGACGTCAGATATCAGATATTAACATATCGATCGGCGGAGGTTTACAGAGCAGGAACGCATCTTCACTTTTACATTTAATATTTCTTATTGGTTATTTTACATTCCCCGAAGGGGAAGGTTCCAGGCGTGCCCGACATGGTGGGTTGGATCCGTTTTCTGCCTGATGACCTTCGCCGCTGCCGACCCGCTATCAGCTATTCCCTGTTATCTGCGGGTGGGTTATGGGGAAACAGGTCGCCCACTACGGGGCTTTTATTCTGCTTCTGTTCTGAGTTACCAATAGGAAGCCCTTACAGGGGCTGCACCATGGACTATTGTGCAGTACCGGATCTTTACTTTTGCATTTAATATTTCTTATTGGTTATTCTACATTCCCCGAAGGGGAAGGCTCCAGGCGTGCCCGACATGGTGGGCTGGATCCGTTTCCTGCCTGATGACCTTCGCCGCTGCCGACCCGCTATCAGCCATTCCCTGTTATCTGCGGGTGGGTTATGGGGAAACAGGTCGCCCACTACGGGGCTTTTATTCTGCTTCTGTTCTGAGTTACCAATAGGAAGCCCTTACAGGGCTGCACCATAGACTAACGGGCAGTACCGCATCTTCACTTTTACATTTAATATTTCTTATTGGTTATTTTACATTCCCCGAAGGGAACCCCATTTCCACATTTTACAAGGGTGTTTTATAACTCCTCCTCTTCCAAGTAGGTAGGCTCCGGCACCCTTTTAAAACTGAAATGCCGCTGTGCCAGGTAACTGACCAGCACCACCACCACCGTAGTACCGATTTGCGCAAAAATGGGATAAATGCCCCAGACCTCTACCATTATCTTCAGCAACACATAATTAATGGTGAGGTTAAACACACATACCAGCAGGTAACGGAACAGCTGCACCCGGCCGCGGATGCGGCTATCGTCGAATACCACGTATTTCATCAGGAAAAAGCCTACCAGGAAGCTCACCACAAAGGACACGCCCAGGGCCGCCACGTGTGATTTTAACGCATAAAAACCAAAATGAAAATCCTGTTCCCGGAAAATAAACTTATAGGCAATATAATAAGACAGCAGCCCGAGAAAGGTATTGGATGCCCCGGAAACCGCATACCGGAAGGTTTGCAGCGGCATGATCCGTTTAAATGGCGGGTAAAAAAAGTCGATCAACGGGAGCAACCGGTCCCTTACACTATATAAATGCTGCCTCATCGGCAGCGAAGATATTCCTTATTAACATGATTTCTGCGCCCGTGTTCCTTATTTTTGCATCAAAATTGTTAAGAATGAGCATTGTAGATACATTGAGGCCGATTGTTGCGGATGCATTAAAAGAATTGTATCAAAAAGATCTGACCCCTTCGTCGATCGCCATAAACAGTACAAAGCCTGAATTTGAAGGCGATTATACCATCGTTTTATTTTCCCTTATAAAAGAACTGAAGAAAAAACCGGAGGAACTGGGTGCAGAGATCGGGCAATTCCTGGCAGACCGACGTCCCAACCTCATCCGTTCGTTTAATGTAATCAAAGGATTTCTGAACCTGTCCATTGCAGACGATTTCTGGACGGCTTTCCTGAATACCAGCTATACCGATCCGTCGCTGGGGAAATCGGAACAGCAGGCTTCGAAAGTAATGGTAGAATATTCTTCTCCCAATACCAATAAGCCCCTGCACCTGGGGCATCTGCGCAATAATTTTTTGGGCTGGTCCATTGCAGAGATTCTGAAAGCAACAGGCAGCGAGATAAAAAAATGCTGTATTTCCAACGACCGGGGTATCCATATTTCCAAATCGATGGTGGCCTGGCAACTCTATGGCAACGGCGCCACGCCGGAATCTACCGGCATTAAGGGCGATCACCTGGTAGGCGATTACTACGTGTTGTTTGGAGTGAAGCATAAGGAACAGATGGCGGAACTCATCGAAAAAGGGATGAGCAAGGAAGACGCCGAAAAGAATGCGCCCATTATGAAAGCCGCGCAGCAAATGCTGGTGGATTGGGAAAACGGCGACCCCGAAGTAATAGCCCTCTGGGAAAAGATGAATCGCTGGGTATATGCCGGCTTTGATCAAACCTATAAGCGCATCGGCACCGATTTTGACAAGATCTATTATGAAAGCGATACCTATATATTAGGAAAACAATTTGTGGAAGAAGGACTGAAAGACGGTGTCTTCTTTAAAAAAGAGGATGGCAGTGTGTGGATTGATCTTACTGCAGAAGGACTGGATGAAAAACTGGTGCTGCGGAAGGATGGCACGGCCGTGTACATTACCCAGGACCTGGGACTGGCCGATGAAAAATACAAGGATTTCCCATACGATCAAAGCATTTATGTAATTGCCGATGAGCAGAATTACCATATGAAGGTATTACAGCTCATCCTGCAAAAACTTCGTAAACCCTATGCCGGTGGTATTTACCATATGAGTTATGGAATGGTGGAATTGCCCAGCGGACGCATGAAAACCCGGGAAGGCACGGTGGTAGATGCCGATGACCTGCTGGATGAACTGGTAAAAGTGGCAGCGGCAAAAACAGAAGAACTGGGCAAGGTGAAGGACTTCTCCGAAACCGAACTTAAAGAATTGTATGACACCATTGCATTGGGGGCATTGAAATTCTTCCTTCTGCGGGTGGACCCCAAAAAACGGATGGTGTTTAACCCGGAAGAAAGTATCGATTTTCAGGGCTTTACCGGTCCGTTTATCCAGTATACCCATGCCCGCATCCGGTCGATCCTGCGGAATGAGCCGCTGGCAGCAGGAATTGCCGACCCGGAGCAACTGGAGCCCCTGGAAAAAGAGCTGATCATCCTGCTGGAGCAATACCACACACAGGTAAAGCAGGCCGCTGCTGAGCACAACCCTTCCCTGCTGGCTATTTATGCCTTCAGCGTTGCAAAGCTGTTTAATAGTTTTTATACCGCGCATTCTGTGCGCAATGCAGCAACACCGGAGAAAAAAAACCTACGGCTGAAAATCTGTACACTTACCGCCGGAACCATCGCAGCCTCTATGGCCCTCCTGGGTATCCGGGTGCCTGAGCGGATGTAACGGTTCAGGGAGACCTACATATATAAAGCGATCCGCAGAAGCATTCCTGGTCTTCTGTTGGAGGTTCGTTTCACGCGACGGCGCCAAGGAGCAGGAACGCAACGAAGCCTTCTTGTTTCTTTATACCGGTCTTTGTGTTGCGGTTTCTGCTAACTGTACAAGGGCGATGAGTTTTCGTTCCCATCAGCTTTTTACAAGCCCCCGCGGACTCAATGACTGTTTCGCGGTGGCGCAATATTCTTACCACCATCGGCTCCGGTTCACTCAAAAATAACGTTCAAACAGCAGGCCGTAGGTAAACAACAGGTTCTCTTTATGGGTGCGGGCGATACGGTTGTAATGCAGCCGGGTTGATAAGGAAAGCCACCTGACCAACCTTAGATTCAGTCCCAGCTGGCTGGTAATAATCGCATCGCTGATACGCTTTAACGATGGCTGCCAGAATGAAGTGCTTTCAAAAGAGAGCACCTTGTACGGATGCCACCGGAGTTGCAAACGCAGCGAGTTCCGGAAG
The sequence above is a segment of the Niabella agricola genome. Coding sequences within it:
- a CDS encoding DUF4403 family protein, giving the protein MKNGLLLLCALCLFIAGYPQDIDSPAPLLSPPEYPAAVVPESELNLPVQVDLAPFFALANKKVDTLFTSPRFPNDWVQQGCDTRYKYSFRRGPLQFSLKNTTLDIAFTGYYKIIGSTRACVNGKAVTPWTPACQCGVDEGERKVKVGFTIAISMLTNYTIKMQVTRKEPEPVDKCAVCFWGQDITPVIMDALKKELDGSKADLEKSYGRVDLKPHFQTLWNQLNAPYNINNMGWLQINPQKIRINSIQAAGSQLQINVGLAAKPVVRFEKPATAIAPVPHISNFSRNRGFQVYADLVMNYDSLSRILTSQIAGKEFTFSKAFIKKRFIFLECKLLGSRDNRLVMQVKFTGSNDGTFYVTGKPLYYADTKTLQVADVDFDIQSRNALLKTADWLFSKKITGEIEKMARYDLNQLLSTARTNMNQQLNRQFMKGISGSGSVRDIRVAGIFPQSGWLAVRAYCDGDFSLKVAALNL
- a CDS encoding GtrA family protein — translated: MRQHLYSVRDRLLPLIDFFYPPFKRIMPLQTFRYAVSGASNTFLGLLSYYIAYKFIFREQDFHFGFYALKSHVAALGVSFVVSFLVGFFLMKYVVFDDSRIRGRVQLFRYLLVCVFNLTINYVLLKIMVEVWGIYPIFAQIGTTVVVVLVSYLAQRHFSFKRVPEPTYLEEEEL
- the dnaK gene encoding molecular chaperone DnaK; the protein is MGKIIGIDLGTTNSCVAVMEGNEPVVIANDEGRRTTPSVVAFLKNGERKVGDPAKRQAITNPQNTIMSVKRFMGRRFDEVSEEISHWSYKVAQGDNNTVRIDIDGRLYTPQEISAMVLQKMKKTAEDYLGQEVTEAVITVPAYFNDAQRQATKEAGEIAGLTVRRIVNEPTAAALAYGLDKGGKDHKIAVFDLGGGTFDISILELGDGVFEVKSTNGDTHLGGDDFDKVIMDWLAEEFKSEEGIDLRKDPMALQRLKEAAEKAKIELSSSSETEINLPYITAVDGVPKHLVKKLTRAKFEQLADNLFARCLKPCEAALKDAGMNASEIDEVILVGGSTRIPKVQEIVEKFFGKKPNRGVNPDEVVAVGAAIQGAVLTGEVKDVLLLDVTPLSLGIETMGGVMTTLIPSNTTIPTKKSEVFSTASDNQPGVQIHVLQGERSMAKDNKSLGIFNLDGIPPAPRGVPQIEVIFDIDANGIMHVTAKDKGTGKEQKIHIEAGSGLSKEEVEKMKAEAKANEATDKAEREKIDKLNAADSLVFQTEKQLKEYGDKVPADKKTVIEGAVAKLKEAHKQQDIAAIDKATEELNAAWTAASEDIYKSGQGAEGAQAQAGQPGGEQAAGGNAGGADDVTDVPFEEVK
- the argS gene encoding arginine--tRNA ligase, producing MSIVDTLRPIVADALKELYQKDLTPSSIAINSTKPEFEGDYTIVLFSLIKELKKKPEELGAEIGQFLADRRPNLIRSFNVIKGFLNLSIADDFWTAFLNTSYTDPSLGKSEQQASKVMVEYSSPNTNKPLHLGHLRNNFLGWSIAEILKATGSEIKKCCISNDRGIHISKSMVAWQLYGNGATPESTGIKGDHLVGDYYVLFGVKHKEQMAELIEKGMSKEDAEKNAPIMKAAQQMLVDWENGDPEVIALWEKMNRWVYAGFDQTYKRIGTDFDKIYYESDTYILGKQFVEEGLKDGVFFKKEDGSVWIDLTAEGLDEKLVLRKDGTAVYITQDLGLADEKYKDFPYDQSIYVIADEQNYHMKVLQLILQKLRKPYAGGIYHMSYGMVELPSGRMKTREGTVVDADDLLDELVKVAAAKTEELGKVKDFSETELKELYDTIALGALKFFLLRVDPKKRMVFNPEESIDFQGFTGPFIQYTHARIRSILRNEPLAAGIADPEQLEPLEKELIILLEQYHTQVKQAAAEHNPSLLAIYAFSVAKLFNSFYTAHSVRNAATPEKKNLRLKICTLTAGTIAASMALLGIRVPERM